One window from the genome of Mycolicibacterium gadium encodes:
- a CDS encoding NAD(P)-dependent oxidoreductase: MDIGFIGLGNMGLPIVCRLMDAGHRVVVFDTRAAVVDDAVARGAESAQSATDVAHRVATVMASLPTPQASGAIADAVACGSAIRRFVDFATVGSPTAQRNSALLAQSGVAALDSPVSGGVHGAEAGTLAVMVSGPRTDFDVCTAAFDAIGRATYISAKPGAAQTMKLVNNLIAASSLAVTAEAVAMGVKAGLDAQTMIDVLNAGSGGTHASRDKFPRAVLPRTFDYGFATGLMVKDVRLYLDEARALGMPTQMADAIAQLWETTLASEGPDSDFTSIVKPIEAAAGVVIEARES, encoded by the coding sequence ATGGACATCGGGTTCATCGGGCTGGGAAACATGGGGCTTCCGATCGTCTGCCGGCTGATGGATGCCGGGCATCGCGTCGTCGTCTTCGACACCCGAGCGGCCGTCGTCGACGACGCTGTGGCGCGCGGCGCCGAGTCCGCGCAGTCCGCGACCGACGTTGCCCACCGCGTAGCCACCGTCATGGCCAGCCTGCCGACGCCCCAGGCGTCCGGCGCCATCGCGGACGCCGTCGCCTGCGGGTCCGCCATCCGCCGCTTCGTCGACTTCGCCACGGTGGGAAGCCCGACAGCGCAACGCAATAGCGCGCTGCTGGCCCAGTCTGGTGTCGCTGCGCTCGACAGCCCGGTCAGCGGAGGCGTGCACGGCGCGGAGGCGGGCACGCTGGCGGTGATGGTGTCCGGACCACGAACCGATTTCGACGTATGCACAGCGGCGTTCGACGCGATCGGCCGCGCCACCTACATCAGCGCGAAACCCGGCGCGGCGCAGACGATGAAGCTCGTCAACAACCTGATCGCCGCATCGTCTTTGGCGGTCACCGCGGAAGCCGTGGCGATGGGAGTCAAGGCCGGTCTGGATGCACAGACAATGATCGATGTGCTCAACGCGGGATCGGGTGGGACCCACGCGAGCCGCGACAAGTTCCCACGAGCCGTGCTGCCGCGCACGTTCGACTACGGTTTCGCGACCGGCCTGATGGTCAAGGATGTCCGGCTCTATCTGGACGAGGCCAGGGCACTCGGAATGCCGACGCAGATGGCCGACGCCATCGCTCAACTGTGGGAGACGACGCTGGCATCAGAGGGGCCCGACTCCGACTTCACATCGATCGTCAAGCCGATCGAGGCGGCGGCAGGGGT
- a CDS encoding Abi-alpha family protein, translating into MGNSQDPLERVAGLATGAARYWLRTSIRTQEYLMGWLDDDSDKSAAPPDRPTSTPPAAPQTDALGSKMRELLDRALDNSTSSSQVELFHHILDQLVADEARIISALSDGSSSPLVTVHDWVRRAAPGRAVLENASLIGRTANVALPAMVPTYVSHLLSLGLVEIGPEDPDLKDDYEVLLAETAVLDAIKRASRGPLVAKVDKFSLSLSGLGKSLWEATMQQGGT; encoded by the coding sequence GTGGGGAACTCGCAGGACCCGCTCGAACGCGTCGCCGGGCTCGCGACCGGCGCTGCGCGCTACTGGCTTCGTACGTCCATCCGAACGCAGGAATACCTGATGGGATGGCTCGACGACGACTCCGACAAATCCGCAGCCCCGCCCGACCGGCCGACGTCGACCCCGCCCGCCGCTCCGCAAACCGACGCCCTTGGCTCGAAGATGCGCGAGCTGCTCGACCGCGCGCTGGACAACAGCACGAGCAGCAGCCAGGTCGAACTGTTTCACCACATCCTCGACCAGCTGGTCGCCGACGAAGCGCGCATCATCAGCGCGCTTTCCGACGGCTCGTCATCGCCGTTGGTAACGGTGCACGACTGGGTTCGACGCGCCGCGCCCGGCCGCGCCGTCCTCGAGAACGCCTCTCTCATCGGTCGTACGGCCAATGTCGCGTTGCCCGCGATGGTCCCCACCTACGTCAGCCATCTACTGTCGTTGGGGCTGGTCGAGATCGGTCCTGAGGATCCCGATCTGAAGGACGACTACGAGGTGTTGCTGGCGGAAACAGCGGTACTGGACGCAATCAAGAGAGCCTCTCGCGGCCCTCTGGTCGCAAAGGTCGACAAGTTCAGCCTGTCACTGTCCGGGCTCGGCAAGTCATTGTGGGAAGCGACGATGCAGCAGGGCGGCACGTGA
- a CDS encoding DUF445 domain-containing protein, with protein sequence MQSWAEIKSDFGANWLIYLSMPLVAAFVGWGTKIVALEMIYRPLEFKGIGPIGWQGIVPRRAGKVGSKTIELLTTNLLKPEELLERIDAAEAVEALRGPLVEAIDEITRDLAEQIRPGLWDSLPEPARRAIQDRIQAQAPKVTENMLNEMKSDLVRYVDLQFLAVTTLVRNKEKLNKLMRGVSDDAMAFVRRSGIYFGFAIGLVQMIAWALFKNPWIMPAFGFAVGFLSDYIALNMLFRPVHEKKFLGFIPFQGMLHAQRDKITRDYAKILADDLFSPEILFDGILKGPGSDKLFALAAKETEAAIDAQTGIAGPLVVLAVGTKRYRALKDRVVELVLERLPSTLLEAQDYATSVIDLENTIVEKMDQLTNEEYESILRPIFKDDEPLMITVGGILGGVVGELQVLIIEQFGH encoded by the coding sequence ATGCAGTCCTGGGCGGAGATCAAGAGCGACTTCGGCGCCAACTGGCTGATCTACCTGTCGATGCCACTCGTGGCCGCATTTGTCGGCTGGGGCACCAAAATCGTTGCGCTGGAGATGATCTACCGCCCACTCGAGTTCAAGGGCATCGGACCGATCGGATGGCAGGGCATTGTGCCGCGGCGCGCGGGCAAGGTCGGCTCCAAGACCATCGAGTTGCTCACCACGAACCTGCTCAAGCCCGAAGAGCTGCTGGAGCGAATCGACGCCGCGGAAGCGGTCGAGGCCTTGCGCGGCCCGTTGGTCGAGGCCATCGACGAGATCACACGCGACCTCGCCGAGCAGATTCGCCCCGGCCTGTGGGACTCACTGCCCGAACCCGCCCGCAGGGCCATCCAGGATCGGATTCAGGCGCAAGCGCCCAAGGTCACCGAGAACATGCTCAACGAGATGAAGTCGGACCTGGTCCGCTACGTCGATCTGCAGTTTCTTGCGGTCACCACGCTGGTGCGCAACAAAGAGAAGCTCAACAAGCTGATGCGCGGTGTCAGCGACGACGCGATGGCCTTCGTCCGGCGCAGCGGAATCTATTTCGGCTTCGCCATCGGTCTGGTGCAGATGATCGCGTGGGCCCTGTTCAAGAACCCGTGGATCATGCCGGCGTTCGGTTTCGCCGTCGGCTTTCTGTCTGACTACATCGCGCTCAATATGTTGTTCCGGCCCGTGCACGAGAAGAAGTTCCTGGGCTTCATCCCGTTTCAGGGGATGCTGCACGCCCAGCGCGACAAGATCACGCGCGACTACGCCAAGATCCTCGCCGACGATCTGTTCTCACCGGAGATTCTTTTCGACGGCATTCTCAAGGGTCCCGGCTCCGACAAGCTGTTTGCGCTCGCCGCCAAGGAGACCGAGGCGGCAATCGATGCACAGACGGGGATCGCGGGCCCGCTCGTTGTGCTCGCCGTCGGCACGAAACGCTATCGCGCCCTCAAGGACCGGGTGGTCGAGCTCGTGCTCGAGCGTCTCCCGTCGACACTGCTCGAGGCACAGGACTACGCGACGAGCGTGATAGACCTCGAGAACACCATCGTCGAGAAGATGGATCAGCTCACGAACGAAGAATACGAGTCGATTCTGCGACCGATCTTCAAGGACGACGAGCCTTTGATGATCACCGTGGGCGGTATCCTCGGCGGCGTGGTCGGCGAGTTGCAGGTACTCATCATCGAACAGTTCGGGCATTGA
- a CDS encoding cutinase family protein: protein MRVINQLVVASGVTAAALLSPSVAVPSASAAQCPDVQVVFARGTFEAPGVGGVGQAFVDSLKSKIGDQSMDVYPVNYPASLDFATAADGVIDARNKVQDVANTCPETDIVLGGFSQGAAVAGYITADGVPPGFTLPQGITGPMPSDVADHVAAVALFGKPSNGFLQTINTAAPPITVGSLYSGRTLDLCAPADPICSAGGGDGAAHNSYPVNGMIDEAATYAADHIASGRGTSAH, encoded by the coding sequence ATGCGGGTCATCAATCAGTTGGTCGTTGCTTCGGGGGTGACGGCGGCGGCGTTGCTCAGTCCCTCCGTCGCTGTCCCTTCGGCGTCGGCCGCACAGTGTCCGGATGTGCAGGTTGTGTTCGCGCGCGGCACATTCGAGGCACCGGGGGTCGGCGGCGTCGGCCAGGCGTTCGTCGATTCGCTGAAATCGAAGATCGGCGACCAGTCCATGGACGTCTACCCCGTGAACTACCCAGCGTCACTGGATTTCGCGACCGCAGCAGACGGCGTCATCGACGCGAGAAACAAGGTCCAGGACGTCGCCAACACCTGCCCCGAGACCGATATCGTCCTCGGAGGTTTTTCACAGGGTGCCGCTGTCGCCGGGTACATCACGGCCGACGGCGTCCCGCCCGGATTCACGCTGCCGCAGGGGATCACCGGTCCGATGCCCTCCGACGTCGCCGACCATGTCGCCGCGGTGGCGCTGTTCGGGAAGCCGTCGAACGGCTTTCTGCAGACCATCAACACCGCCGCGCCGCCGATTACCGTCGGCAGTCTGTATTCGGGCAGAACCCTTGACCTGTGCGCCCCCGCGGACCCGATCTGCTCAGCCGGCGGTGGGGACGGTGCCGCCCACAACAGCTATCCGGTCAACGGGATGATCGACGAGGCCGCGACCTATGCGGCCGACCACATCGCATCCGGCCGCGGCACCAGCGCGCACTAG
- a CDS encoding TetR/AcrR family transcriptional regulator has protein sequence MTDIADRPLRADAARNAERILRAARDVYGELGAEAPMEAIARRAGVGERTLYRRFPTKGDLINAALDQSIAENLTPVIEKALGDKDPMRGLVALIEAAISLGAREHHMLTAARRAGALRSDVSAELNDALATLITRGRKAGVIRADVVADDLPRFIAMLYGVLSTMDSDSDGWRRYVALLIDSISTGARQRTLPRAVPLRFEPSPNSWP, from the coding sequence ATGACCGACATCGCCGATCGGCCGTTGCGTGCCGACGCGGCACGCAACGCGGAGCGCATTCTTCGCGCAGCGCGTGACGTCTACGGCGAACTGGGGGCAGAGGCGCCGATGGAGGCCATCGCCCGCCGCGCGGGCGTCGGCGAGCGCACGCTGTATCGGCGATTTCCCACCAAGGGCGACTTGATCAACGCCGCACTGGACCAGAGCATCGCCGAGAACCTGACGCCGGTGATCGAGAAAGCCCTTGGCGACAAGGACCCGATGCGCGGACTCGTCGCGTTGATCGAGGCGGCGATCTCTCTGGGGGCCCGCGAGCATCACATGCTGACCGCGGCGCGTCGTGCGGGCGCGCTGCGGTCCGACGTCTCGGCCGAACTGAATGACGCCCTAGCCACGCTCATCACGCGCGGCCGGAAAGCGGGAGTGATCCGGGCCGACGTGGTTGCCGACGACCTGCCCCGCTTCATCGCGATGCTCTACGGCGTGCTGTCGACGATGGATTCCGACAGCGACGGCTGGCGGCGTTACGTCGCTCTGCTCATCGACTCGATATCGACGGGTGCGCGGCAGCGCACCCTCCCGCGCGCGGTGCCGCTGCGCTTCGAGCCCTCGCCGAACAGCTGGCCCTAG
- a CDS encoding cytochrome P450 — MTSTSTTVESDLPAIPAARSATCPLRPPAEFTRWRDEPGLRRAIYQGRPTWVVSRYEDIRAALVDPRLSAETIPSEMMPKDSENKTPIMFARVDDPEHHRIRRMLTRDFTFRRVDGMRQQIQEIVDHYLDAMLETGPPADLVRAYALPVPSLVIAHLLGVPSDDLELFHHHTTVGLDVHTSDEEKAKAFGEMFAYIAELVERKKHEPGDDLLSRLVIDHVVTGDISPETATVTGAIMMQAGHETTANMIALGTVALMEHREMFELLGHTDDQSVIAKIVEELLRYLAIVHSQVDRIATEDLILGGQQIYAGDWLVMNLPAGNWDPDFVDHPDVLDGDRNARGHLGFGYGVHSCIGANLARVEMQIAFTTLARRVPGLQLAVDVDELSFKGESGIYGMKELPVTW; from the coding sequence ATGACAAGCACTTCCACAACCGTAGAGTCCGACCTCCCCGCAATCCCCGCTGCGCGCTCGGCGACCTGCCCGTTGCGCCCGCCCGCAGAGTTCACGCGGTGGCGCGACGAGCCCGGCCTGCGACGTGCGATCTACCAGGGCAGGCCGACATGGGTGGTCAGCCGGTACGAAGACATCCGGGCCGCGCTCGTCGATCCCCGGCTGTCCGCCGAAACCATTCCATCCGAAATGATGCCGAAGGACAGCGAGAACAAGACGCCGATCATGTTCGCGCGGGTCGACGATCCCGAACACCATCGCATCCGGCGAATGCTGACCAGAGACTTCACCTTCCGGCGCGTCGACGGTATGCGTCAGCAGATCCAGGAGATCGTCGATCACTATCTCGACGCGATGCTCGAGACCGGCCCGCCGGCCGATCTCGTGCGTGCCTACGCGTTGCCGGTGCCCTCGCTCGTCATCGCACACCTGCTCGGCGTACCCAGCGATGACCTCGAACTCTTCCACCATCACACGACTGTCGGACTGGACGTGCACACCTCGGACGAAGAGAAGGCGAAGGCCTTCGGGGAAATGTTCGCCTACATCGCCGAGCTGGTCGAACGCAAGAAGCACGAGCCCGGCGACGATCTGCTCAGCCGACTCGTCATCGATCATGTGGTGACCGGCGATATCAGTCCAGAGACCGCCACCGTCACCGGCGCGATCATGATGCAGGCCGGTCACGAGACGACGGCAAACATGATCGCCCTGGGAACCGTTGCGCTGATGGAACATCGGGAGATGTTCGAGCTGCTCGGGCATACCGACGACCAGTCGGTGATCGCCAAGATCGTCGAGGAATTGTTGCGCTACCTTGCCATCGTGCACAGCCAGGTCGACCGGATCGCGACCGAAGATCTCATCCTCGGCGGACAACAGATCTACGCCGGCGACTGGCTGGTGATGAACTTGCCCGCCGGAAACTGGGATCCCGACTTCGTCGACCACCCAGATGTACTCGACGGTGACCGAAATGCGCGTGGGCACTTGGGTTTCGGCTACGGCGTGCATAGTTGCATCGGTGCGAACCTCGCCCGGGTCGAGATGCAGATCGCGTTCACGACACTGGCGCGACGAGTGCCGGGACTGCAACTGGCCGTCGATGTGGACGAGCTGAGTTTCAAGGGCGAATCCGGCATCTACGGCATGAAAGAGCTTCCGGTCACGTGGTGA
- a CDS encoding SDR family NAD(P)-dependent oxidoreductase, translating into MTPTLRFDGQVAVVSGAGGGLGREYALLLASRGAHVVVNDIGGSVTGDGSDRGTADAVADEIRAMGAEAVADHHSVSSPEGGQAIIDAAVGAWGRVDILINNAGIVRDAPFEDVTPEYLDPLVDVHLRGAFNLTRPAWKVMRARGYGRILNTCSAAGLLGAERMSNYGAAKTGLVGLTRVLAAEGGDDDIKVNAIAPIAFTRMLQHSVDTAFAAPRQDDATAQAILDELAGRYLKRLDPALVAPVAAFLTHRQCPVSGEIYTVGAGHVARFFIGRTKGFYRRELSVEDVYEHLDEIRDETGYTVPSGPADEMAELFATITAPA; encoded by the coding sequence GTGACACCGACGCTGCGGTTCGACGGCCAGGTCGCGGTGGTCAGCGGCGCGGGCGGCGGTCTCGGCCGGGAGTACGCACTGCTGCTCGCGTCACGCGGCGCGCACGTCGTCGTCAACGACATCGGCGGTTCCGTCACCGGTGACGGCTCGGACCGCGGGACTGCTGACGCGGTCGCCGACGAGATCCGGGCGATGGGCGCAGAGGCAGTCGCCGACCACCACAGCGTCAGCTCGCCCGAAGGCGGGCAGGCCATCATCGACGCCGCCGTTGGGGCGTGGGGTCGGGTCGACATCCTCATCAACAACGCGGGCATCGTGCGCGACGCCCCGTTCGAGGACGTCACGCCCGAATACCTCGATCCGCTGGTGGATGTGCATCTGAGGGGTGCGTTCAACCTGACGCGGCCGGCGTGGAAGGTGATGCGAGCACGGGGCTATGGCCGGATCCTCAACACCTGCTCGGCAGCCGGTCTGCTGGGCGCCGAGCGGATGAGCAACTACGGCGCGGCCAAAACCGGATTGGTCGGCTTGACCCGCGTGCTGGCGGCCGAGGGAGGCGATGACGACATAAAGGTGAACGCCATCGCGCCGATTGCGTTCACGCGGATGCTGCAGCACTCCGTCGACACAGCGTTCGCGGCGCCGCGACAGGACGACGCCACTGCACAGGCCATCCTGGACGAGCTCGCCGGCCGATACCTGAAGAGGCTCGACCCTGCACTCGTCGCACCGGTGGCGGCGTTCCTGACGCACCGGCAGTGTCCGGTGTCGGGCGAGATCTACACCGTCGGCGCGGGCCACGTGGCGCGCTTCTTCATCGGCAGGACGAAGGGCTTCTATCGTCGCGAGCTGTCCGTCGAGGACGTGTACGAGCACCTAGACGAGATCCGGGACGAAACCGGCTACACCGTGCCCAGTGGCCCGGCTGACGAGATGGCCGAACTATTCGCGACGATCACTGCACCGGCATAG
- a CDS encoding cutinase family protein, translating into MVSNVLRLLGVAVTAVAALLISPVPSATAQGCPDVEVVFARGTGEPPGVGGVGQAFVDALRAQAGPRSMNVYPVNYAASSDFMGDRIAFARTVVDGIRDAGTHIEATAANCPDTKIVLGGFSQGAALAGYVTSAEIPQEVPAEYREFIPNPMPAEVADHVAAVVLIGLPSQEFLSTGGAPPIRIGPSYVDKTLKICAPDDNICNGAPAGPPSFSHAMYGVNGTTNDAAAYVVARLGPTAPPPAAASMTPAPPAPWSMPVQ; encoded by the coding sequence ATGGTTTCTAATGTCCTTCGTTTGCTCGGCGTCGCCGTCACCGCCGTCGCGGCACTCCTGATCTCCCCTGTCCCGTCCGCCACCGCCCAGGGATGTCCCGATGTCGAGGTGGTCTTTGCACGCGGCACCGGTGAACCGCCGGGCGTCGGCGGCGTCGGCCAGGCCTTTGTCGACGCCCTGCGGGCGCAGGCCGGCCCCCGGTCCATGAACGTCTATCCGGTCAACTACGCGGCCAGCAGCGACTTCATGGGAGATCGCATCGCCTTCGCCAGGACCGTCGTGGATGGCATCCGCGATGCGGGTACGCACATCGAGGCGACTGCGGCGAACTGCCCGGACACCAAGATCGTCCTCGGCGGCTTCTCCCAGGGCGCAGCCCTCGCAGGTTACGTGACCTCGGCCGAGATCCCTCAGGAGGTGCCCGCCGAGTACCGCGAGTTCATTCCGAATCCGATGCCCGCGGAGGTAGCTGACCATGTCGCGGCCGTGGTCCTGATCGGGCTGCCCTCGCAGGAGTTCCTGAGCACCGGAGGCGCCCCGCCCATCAGGATCGGTCCGTCCTACGTCGACAAGACCCTCAAGATCTGCGCGCCTGACGACAACATCTGCAACGGGGCACCGGCTGGTCCGCCCAGCTTCTCCCACGCGATGTACGGCGTGAACGGAACCACGAATGACGCGGCCGCTTACGTGGTCGCCAGACTTGGTCCCACCGCGCCACCTCCAGCCGCTGCGTCGATGACCCCGGCGCCTCCGGCCCCGTGGTCTATGCCGGTGCAGTGA
- a CDS encoding NADP-dependent oxidoreductase: protein MADLMNRQIVLRRRPTGLVAPDDTELVTTPAPEPAEGEALIRTTYVGIDAAARTWLNDQPGYLPPVQIGEVIRAAGIGEVVASRCEAYAVGDVVTTLTNFQEYVICRDDIFTTPVPGPQDKVDQLAVMSVYGPTGATAYFGMVGIGQPKEGETVVVSAAAGATGSVAGQIAKIAGARVVGIAGGPDKCKAVVEDFGFDACIDYREDNVKAALKEHCPRGVDVYFDNVGGPILDAVLGRLAPKARVVLCGVISSYLTGEHPGPANYVNLLAKTATMQGFNALDEWSRFDEAFGPLRKWSDEGKLVHRETIYEGIESCVDAMNGLFTGANIGKMLVKISEPKTG, encoded by the coding sequence GTGGCTGACCTGATGAACCGGCAGATCGTCTTGCGTCGTCGTCCGACCGGGTTGGTTGCGCCCGATGACACCGAGTTGGTGACCACACCGGCGCCCGAGCCCGCCGAGGGTGAGGCACTGATCCGCACGACCTATGTCGGCATCGACGCCGCCGCGCGCACATGGCTCAACGATCAACCCGGCTATCTCCCGCCCGTGCAGATCGGTGAGGTCATCCGCGCGGCAGGCATCGGCGAGGTGGTCGCTTCGCGCTGTGAGGCCTACGCCGTCGGCGACGTCGTCACTACGCTCACCAATTTCCAGGAGTACGTGATCTGCCGCGACGACATCTTCACCACCCCGGTGCCCGGACCGCAGGACAAGGTCGACCAGCTCGCGGTGATGTCCGTGTACGGGCCGACGGGTGCGACCGCCTACTTCGGCATGGTCGGCATCGGTCAGCCCAAGGAGGGAGAGACGGTGGTCGTCTCCGCTGCGGCGGGAGCCACCGGATCGGTGGCCGGTCAGATCGCCAAGATCGCGGGCGCCCGCGTCGTGGGCATTGCCGGTGGTCCCGACAAGTGCAAGGCGGTCGTCGAGGACTTCGGATTCGATGCGTGCATCGACTACCGGGAGGACAACGTGAAGGCCGCGCTCAAGGAGCACTGCCCGCGCGGGGTCGATGTTTACTTCGACAACGTCGGCGGTCCGATTCTGGATGCAGTGCTCGGCCGTCTCGCACCGAAGGCGCGCGTGGTGCTGTGCGGTGTCATCTCCAGCTACCTCACCGGTGAGCATCCCGGACCTGCCAACTACGTGAACTTGCTCGCGAAAACCGCGACGATGCAGGGCTTCAACGCGCTGGATGAGTGGAGCCGATTCGATGAAGCGTTCGGCCCCCTGCGTAAGTGGTCGGATGAAGGCAAGCTCGTCCACCGCGAAACCATTTACGAGGGCATCGAGTCGTGCGTCGACGCCATGAACGGGTTGTTCACCGGGGCGAACATCGGGAAGATGTTGGTGAAGATCAGCGAGCCAAAAACCGGCTGA
- a CDS encoding TIGR03885 family FMN-dependent LLM class oxidoreductase — translation MTVIGFHCSHEQIAPRQLLRDVQHAEQAGFTAAMSSDHFSPWSERQGESGFAWSFLGAALATTQLPFGVVNAPGQRYHPAIVAQAIATLAQMFPGRFWAALGSGEASNERITGDEWPRKDVRDERLVECVDVIRRLLNGEEVSHSGLVHVNRARLWTLPDVVPDLVGPAVTPDTAARHAAWADGLVTVNQSRETLGKVMESYRDAGGRGPARLQIHLSWAPTEDEALAIAHHQWRSNVFDPPVCWDTESVEAFDVIAEKVSPEDVRQSVRVSDDLGQHTEWLQQDIEQGWDELYLHFVGQHQSAFIEAFGERVLPSLSPTAPQVARA, via the coding sequence ATGACGGTCATTGGTTTTCACTGCTCTCACGAGCAGATCGCACCCCGCCAACTACTGCGGGACGTCCAGCACGCTGAACAAGCCGGATTCACTGCCGCCATGTCCTCGGATCACTTCAGCCCCTGGAGTGAGCGTCAAGGCGAGTCGGGCTTCGCATGGTCGTTTCTGGGAGCCGCGCTCGCTACCACGCAACTACCGTTCGGCGTCGTGAATGCGCCGGGGCAGCGCTACCACCCAGCCATCGTCGCGCAGGCGATAGCGACCCTCGCGCAGATGTTTCCCGGGCGATTCTGGGCGGCGCTCGGATCGGGCGAAGCGTCGAACGAACGGATCACCGGCGATGAATGGCCGCGCAAGGACGTGCGCGACGAACGCCTCGTCGAATGTGTCGACGTCATCCGGCGTCTTCTCAACGGTGAGGAGGTCAGCCACAGCGGCCTCGTGCACGTCAACCGGGCGCGGTTGTGGACGCTGCCCGACGTCGTTCCAGACCTCGTCGGACCGGCCGTCACGCCCGACACCGCGGCTCGCCATGCCGCGTGGGCCGACGGCCTGGTCACCGTCAATCAGTCACGGGAGACACTGGGCAAGGTCATGGAGTCCTATCGCGACGCCGGCGGCAGAGGGCCCGCTCGCCTCCAGATCCATCTCAGCTGGGCGCCCACCGAGGACGAGGCACTCGCCATCGCCCATCATCAGTGGCGCAGCAACGTGTTCGATCCTCCGGTCTGCTGGGACACCGAGTCGGTCGAGGCGTTCGACGTGATCGCCGAGAAGGTGTCCCCCGAAGACGTCCGCCAATCCGTCCGGGTCTCAGACGATCTGGGTCAGCACACCGAATGGTTGCAACAAGACATCGAGCAGGGATGGGACGAGCTTTATCTGCACTTCGTCGGGCAGCATCAGAGCGCCTTCATCGAGGCGTTCGGTGAACGTGTGCTGCCGTCGCTGTCTCCAACTGCGCCACAGGTGGCACGGGCATGA